In Littorina saxatilis isolate snail1 linkage group LG8, US_GU_Lsax_2.0, whole genome shotgun sequence, a single genomic region encodes these proteins:
- the LOC138974181 gene encoding uncharacterized protein translates to MGVNESKIYNDTGDTVCITTYNYSDTAYWIYRDARQVPDNGTPITVDGLAGGKAIKVAVIYNKFVDGEQFVCDLFSVEDGCSLTIKGLTKGAGVTAYSGRGVERLANGMVISLNGDLGKTFGNLLDMALTAGLSKIIPAIDLLDLFL, encoded by the exons ATGGGAGTGAACGAAAGCAAAATCTACAACGACACAGGAGATACAGTGTGCATCACGACCTACAACTACTCAGACACTGCGTATTGGATATATCGCGACGCACGCCAGGTACCTGACAATGGTACTCCTATCACTGTGGACGGTCTGGCTGGCGGGAAGGCCATTAAAGTGGCTGTCATCTACAACAAGTTTGTCGACGGTGAACAGTTCGTCTGCGACCTCTTCAGCGTCGAGGATGGATGCTCTCTAACGATTAAG GGTCTGACGAAAGGAGCTGGAGTGACTGCATACAGTGGAAGAGGGGTGGAACGGTTGGCGAACGGCATGGTGATTTCTCTGAACGGAGATCTTGGAAAAACTTTTGGCAACCTGCTGGACATGGCACTCACTGCGGGCTTGAGCAAAATCATCCCGGCaattgacttacttgacttattcctgtag